The Streptococcaceae bacterium ESL0687 genome has a segment encoding these proteins:
- a CDS encoding aromatic acid exporter family protein: protein MSIQFGRFRLGLRTIKTAVAIALIIIFFQITHRPQGVMAAGVSAVVAVRGDFKTTISVSGARFAGAALGGILSTIFYMTYSHFDHSFWIKLIMVPLALLIIIVIMDGYNLNTGLVGACSSFLIIALGTPDGETVLYVINRVLDTFIGVGFAIVVNLVGTHDAPVRVVKERIIKLNKNNEIEVDLVEVVKEKEPEKINKEEK, encoded by the coding sequence ATGAGCATACAGTTTGGCCGCTTTAGGCTAGGTTTAAGAACAATAAAAACAGCAGTTGCAATAGCATTAATTATAATTTTCTTTCAGATAACTCACAGACCACAAGGGGTCATGGCAGCTGGAGTATCGGCCGTAGTTGCCGTAAGAGGAGATTTTAAGACAACCATCAGTGTATCGGGAGCAAGGTTTGCAGGAGCAGCTCTTGGTGGAATTTTATCGACCATCTTCTACATGACTTATTCCCACTTTGATCATAGCTTCTGGATTAAACTTATCATGGTTCCCTTGGCCCTCTTGATTATCATCGTAATTATGGATGGTTATAATTTAAATACAGGACTTGTTGGGGCCTGTTCATCATTTCTAATAATTGCCCTAGGAACCCCTGATGGAGAAACTGTCCTGTACGTTATAAACAGGGTGCTTGATACCTTTATTGGGGTTGGTTTTGCCATTGTTGTTAATCTGGTTGGAACCCATGATGCGCCGGTTAGGGTGGTTAAAGAAAGGATTATAAAACTCAATAAGAATAATGAGATTGAGGTTGATTTAGTTGAAGTTGTGAAGGAAAAGGAGCCTGAGAAGATCAACAAGGAGGAAAAATGA
- the rpsT gene encoding 30S ribosomal protein S20, giving the protein MANIKSAIKRAELNVKANELNSKQKSAMRTAIKKFDAAVAAGADDAQELFQKASAAIDKAATKGLIHKNKAGRDKSRLAAKLAK; this is encoded by the coding sequence ATGGCTAATATTAAATCTGCTATCAAACGTGCTGAACTTAACGTTAAAGCAAATGAATTAAACTCAAAACAAAAATCAGCAATGCGTACTGCAATCAAGAAATTTGATGCTGCTGTGGCTGCAGGAGCTGACGACGCTCAAGAGCTTTTCCAAAAAGCATCTGCTGCAATCGATAAAGCTGCAACTAAAGGTTTAATCCACAAAAATAAAGCAGGCCGTGACAAATCTCGTCTAGCTGCTAAACTTGCAAAATAA
- a CDS encoding ATP-dependent RecD-like DNA helicase: MMDKIFFTGSIEAVFFENPSNFYKVLLIDITDTNSDYLGTEIVVNGTIGDLIEGETYTFFGHLTNHPKYGEQLKVTSYEKEAPSDSRGLINYLSSEHFPGIGKKTAEKILASYPEDTIDSILNDSSKLDPILSPAKKTSLLRRLSENHGMEKILAKLSEYGLSSKINFQIYDFYKEETLDVISQNPYQLVEDIKGVGFKTADRMAESLGIEANSRARYRAGLLHLIFESAQETGNTYIEAKELLDRTVSLLEDSRNVEVLYDDLAQTILELVEDGKIQQEGTKLFENSLFFAEAGIAKNIEKLLSRKSEKIQTRELDRVIGEVEEEFSISYDSLQKTAIKDALDNQFFILTGGPGTGKTTVLNGIIHTFARINDLDLDPASYDEEVFPILLGAPTGRAARRMNELTGLPSATLHRHLRIGTDEDNNLDESPDELSGRLLIVDEFSMVDTWLANRLFDSIPPGMKVIIVGDADQLPSVGPGQVLADLLRIAELPSVKLERIFRQDENSTITSLAHSIKDGKLPADFRERKADGSYFEAFGNQIPEIIRQIAVSWKNKGNNPFEFQVLIPMYKGVAGIININTILQDIFNPLEGGLQFDFQDKVFRRGDKILHLVNETSLNVFNGDLGHIIDLIPAKDSESKQDEILMNFDGSEISYPRSEWYKITLAYAMSIHKSQGSEFATVLVPMISSYNRMLERNLLYTAITRAKKSLILTGEYQAFNQAVRKVGCNRKTYLLEQFKGLEGNGKSSKSTESVSDQAIFEFSESSLSSETSSESSFEVREDVSSFIDQEPEELILSQELIEGNKISPMIGIGQEDLKIFSKN, encoded by the coding sequence ATAATGGATAAAATATTTTTTACCGGGAGTATAGAAGCAGTTTTCTTTGAAAATCCAAGTAATTTTTATAAGGTTCTTCTTATAGATATAACTGATACGAACTCTGATTATTTGGGAACTGAGATAGTTGTGAATGGGACCATTGGAGATTTGATAGAAGGTGAGACCTATACCTTTTTTGGTCATTTAACCAACCATCCCAAGTACGGAGAACAGTTGAAGGTTACAAGTTATGAAAAGGAGGCTCCCTCAGATAGCAGGGGCTTAATCAACTATCTTTCGAGTGAACATTTCCCAGGGATTGGTAAGAAGACGGCTGAAAAAATCCTTGCCAGTTATCCAGAAGATACCATTGACAGTATTTTAAATGACAGTAGTAAACTAGATCCTATTTTATCCCCGGCCAAAAAGACAAGCCTTTTGCGTAGGTTATCTGAGAACCACGGCATGGAAAAAATTCTTGCCAAACTAAGTGAATACGGACTTTCATCCAAGATAAATTTTCAGATATATGATTTTTATAAGGAAGAAACCCTGGATGTTATCAGTCAGAACCCTTATCAGCTGGTTGAGGATATAAAAGGTGTTGGCTTTAAAACAGCCGATAGAATGGCAGAAAGTCTTGGTATTGAAGCCAATTCCAGGGCCCGCTACCGGGCTGGTCTCCTTCACCTTATTTTTGAAAGTGCCCAGGAAACTGGTAATACCTATATTGAAGCTAAGGAACTTCTTGATAGGACGGTTAGTTTGTTGGAAGATTCAAGAAATGTTGAGGTTCTTTACGATGACCTGGCTCAGACCATTTTAGAACTAGTAGAAGATGGTAAAATTCAGCAGGAAGGAACTAAGCTTTTTGAAAATTCCCTGTTCTTTGCTGAAGCAGGAATTGCTAAAAATATCGAAAAACTGCTCTCTAGGAAGTCGGAAAAAATTCAGACAAGGGAGCTGGACCGGGTAATAGGCGAGGTAGAAGAAGAATTTTCAATTTCCTATGATAGCCTGCAAAAAACGGCCATTAAGGATGCCTTGGACAATCAATTCTTCATCCTAACTGGAGGACCTGGGACTGGGAAGACAACAGTTTTAAATGGAATTATCCATACTTTCGCAAGAATTAATGACTTGGACCTTGATCCAGCTTCCTATGATGAGGAAGTCTTTCCCATTTTATTAGGGGCACCAACGGGACGAGCTGCTAGAAGGATGAATGAACTTACTGGCCTACCTAGTGCCACCTTGCATAGGCATCTGAGAATTGGAACAGATGAAGATAACAACCTGGATGAAAGTCCTGATGAACTGAGCGGTAGGCTTTTAATTGTTGATGAGTTTTCGATGGTGGACACCTGGTTGGCCAATAGACTTTTTGATAGTATCCCACCTGGTATGAAGGTCATAATTGTAGGTGATGCAGACCAGCTTCCTTCTGTTGGACCTGGACAAGTTTTGGCAGATCTTTTAAGGATAGCTGAACTCCCATCTGTCAAACTTGAACGAATATTTCGTCAGGATGAAAATTCAACCATTACAAGTCTTGCCCACTCAATCAAAGACGGTAAATTGCCGGCAGATTTTAGGGAGAGAAAGGCAGACGGGAGCTACTTTGAAGCCTTTGGTAATCAAATTCCAGAGATTATTAGACAGATTGCTGTTTCTTGGAAGAATAAGGGAAATAATCCCTTTGAATTTCAGGTCTTAATTCCTATGTATAAGGGTGTTGCTGGAATTATCAATATTAATACCATCTTGCAGGATATATTTAATCCGTTAGAAGGGGGCCTTCAGTTTGACTTCCAGGACAAGGTCTTTAGGCGGGGAGATAAAATTCTACACTTGGTCAATGAGACCAGTCTGAATGTTTTTAACGGTGATTTGGGTCATATTATTGATCTAATTCCTGCTAAGGATAGTGAGAGCAAGCAGGACGAGATTCTAATGAATTTTGATGGTTCTGAAATTTCCTACCCAAGAAGTGAGTGGTACAAGATAACTTTAGCCTATGCCATGAGTATTCATAAATCCCAGGGTAGTGAATTTGCTACAGTTCTAGTTCCAATGATTTCAAGCTATAATCGTATGCTTGAGCGTAATCTTTTGTATACTGCTATAACCAGGGCCAAAAAAAGTCTAATTTTAACTGGCGAGTATCAGGCCTTTAATCAGGCTGTTAGGAAAGTTGGCTGTAATAGAAAGACCTATCTCTTAGAGCAATTTAAAGGGCTTGAAGGAAATGGTAAATCAAGTAAATCAACTGAATCTGTTTCAGATCAAGCTATTTTCGAATTTAGTGAGTCTAGTCTTTCTAGTGAAACTAGTTCTGAATCTAGCTTTGAAGTCAGAGAAGATGTAAGTTCTTTTATAGACCAGGAGCCAGAAGAGTTAATTTTAAGTCAGGAATTAATAGAGGGGAATAAGATAAGTCCCATGATTGGTATTGGCCAAGAGGACTTAAAAATATTTTCGAAAAATTAA
- a CDS encoding histidine phosphatase family protein produces MKLYFVRHGKTVWNLERRFQGMTGDSPLLEESHAEIKALGDYLSNVEFKQVLSSPSKRAYDTAKGIVEVNALPKEIEKDERLYEWNLGSLEGREIEKVGQEYPDALHAFRNNPEAFQGQIFDAENVDDVIARISHLVRELAEDENLAEDDNVLLVGHGAALTSSLQSLLGVPKSRLRKDGILSNSSLTILDVKNLDQIELIEWNKTV; encoded by the coding sequence ATGAAATTATATTTTGTAAGACACGGAAAAACGGTTTGGAATTTGGAGAGACGTTTCCAAGGAATGACAGGAGACTCTCCGCTTTTAGAAGAAAGCCATGCAGAAATTAAGGCCTTAGGCGATTATTTATCTAATGTCGAATTCAAACAGGTATTATCAAGCCCATCAAAAAGGGCCTATGATACTGCTAAGGGAATTGTTGAGGTTAACGCCCTTCCTAAGGAAATCGAAAAAGATGAGCGCCTTTATGAGTGGAATCTAGGCAGCCTAGAAGGCCGTGAGATAGAAAAGGTTGGTCAGGAGTATCCAGATGCCCTTCATGCCTTTAGAAATAATCCTGAGGCCTTCCAAGGTCAGATCTTTGATGCTGAAAATGTTGACGACGTAATAGCAAGAATTAGTCATCTTGTAAGGGAGCTAGCTGAAGACGAGAATTTAGCAGAAGACGATAATGTGCTTTTGGTTGGTCACGGTGCAGCTTTGACCTCATCCCTTCAGAGCCTTTTAGGGGTTCCAAAGAGTAGGCTTAGAAAAGACGGCATTCTCTCTAATTCAAGTTTGACCATTCTTGACGTTAAAAATCTAGACCAGATTGAACTTATCGAATGGAACAAAACAGTTTAA
- a CDS encoding tRNA (cytidine(34)-2'-O)-methyltransferase, producing the protein MNHIVLFEPRIHFNTGNIARTCAATNTVLHLIEPYGFEITDKNLKRAGLDYWDKVDIRYHKNLPDFLAQADGKLHLITKFAETIYSDADLSDSEINHYFLFGREDTGLPEDFMRENPDKALRIPMNDEHVRSINLSNAAAILIYDCLRQQGFPNLELTHTYEKDKLK; encoded by the coding sequence GTGAATCATATTGTTTTATTTGAACCTAGAATTCACTTTAATACAGGAAATATTGCAAGAACCTGTGCAGCCACTAATACTGTCCTTCACTTGATTGAGCCCTACGGTTTTGAGATTACTGATAAAAACTTAAAGAGAGCAGGACTTGACTACTGGGATAAGGTGGATATCAGATATCATAAAAATTTACCTGATTTTTTAGCCCAGGCTGATGGAAAACTTCATTTGATTACTAAATTTGCTGAAACCATTTATTCAGACGCCGATCTTTCAGATTCAGAAATTAATCATTATTTTCTTTTTGGCCGGGAAGATACTGGTCTACCAGAAGATTTTATGCGTGAAAATCCAGATAAGGCCTTAAGGATTCCTATGAATGACGAGCATGTAAGAAGTATTAATCTTTCTAATGCAGCAGCCATTTTGATTTATGACTGCTTGAGACAGCAGGGTTTCCCAAATCTTGAATTAACCCACACCTATGAAAAGGATAAATTAAAATGA
- a CDS encoding mannose/fructose/sorbose PTS transporter subunit IIA yields the protein MSIGIVIASHGEFADGIKQSGSMIFGNQEKVQSVTFMPNEGPDDLYQKLTDAVATFEADDEVLFLVDLWGGSPFNQANRIFEESKDRMAIIAGLNLPMLIQAYTERFNPEAKLHDVVGNIMKEATGGVRVRPEDLQPVSEVAKEETTEKASGPIPEGTVLGDGKIKIPLARIDSRLLHGQVATGWTPAVKPDRIIVVSDKVAKDDLRKKLIEQAAPSGVKANIVPIKKMIEVAKDPRFGNTKALLLFETPQDALEAIEGGVPITELNVGSMAHSTGKTMVNNVLSMDKDDVKTYEKLKDLGVKFDVRKVPNDSKADLFALINKANVK from the coding sequence TTGAGTATCGGAATTGTTATTGCGAGCCACGGCGAATTTGCTGATGGAATCAAACAATCTGGTTCTATGATATTTGGTAATCAAGAAAAAGTTCAATCTGTAACTTTTATGCCAAATGAAGGACCCGATGACTTGTACCAAAAGCTAACTGATGCTGTCGCAACTTTCGAGGCTGATGATGAGGTTTTATTCTTAGTTGACTTATGGGGAGGATCTCCTTTCAACCAAGCAAACCGCATCTTTGAAGAAAGTAAGGACAGAATGGCTATTATCGCAGGCCTAAACCTGCCTATGTTAATTCAAGCCTACACTGAACGCTTTAATCCAGAAGCAAAACTACATGATGTTGTAGGTAACATTATGAAGGAAGCAACTGGTGGAGTTCGTGTTCGCCCAGAAGACCTTCAACCTGTAAGTGAGGTTGCTAAAGAAGAAACTACTGAAAAAGCAAGTGGTCCTATTCCTGAAGGAACTGTTCTTGGTGATGGGAAAATTAAAATTCCTCTTGCCCGCATTGACTCTCGTCTCTTGCACGGACAGGTAGCAACAGGATGGACACCAGCTGTTAAACCAGACCGTATTATCGTTGTTTCTGATAAGGTTGCTAAAGACGACCTTCGTAAAAAATTAATTGAGCAAGCTGCCCCATCAGGAGTTAAGGCAAATATTGTTCCTATTAAGAAAATGATTGAAGTCGCTAAGGATCCTCGTTTCGGAAATACTAAAGCTTTACTACTATTTGAAACACCACAAGATGCTCTTGAAGCAATTGAAGGTGGCGTGCCAATTACTGAACTGAATGTTGGTTCAATGGCCCACTCAACTGGTAAAACAATGGTTAACAATGTTCTTTCAATGGATAAGGATGATGTTAAGACCTACGAAAAGCTTAAAGATTTAGGAGTTAAATTTGACGTCCGTAAGGTGCCAAATGATTCTAAAGCTGACTTATTTGCCCTTATCAACAAGGCAAACGTTAAATAA
- a CDS encoding PTS mannose/fructose/sorbose transporter subunit IIC, whose protein sequence is MTYGLISVILVLFFAFLAGLEGILDSFQLHQPIIACSLIGIATGHVAPCVILGGTLQILAAGWANIGAAVAPDAALASVASAIILVQSHDWSESNTVSLGEINSIIGIAVLLATAGLILTTLVRLLSVAIIHRADAAAELGSYRGVEFWHFVALMMQGLRIAVPAGLLLIIQPEILTDALQSLPTWFTDGMAIGGGMVVAVGYAMVINLMASREVWPFFFLGFALAPIKELTLIAMGMIGLSMAFIYLALQSSGGSNNDSNGGGSGDPIGDILNDY, encoded by the coding sequence ATGACATATGGTTTAATTAGTGTAATCCTGGTTCTCTTCTTTGCCTTTTTAGCAGGTCTTGAGGGAATTCTCGATTCATTTCAACTTCACCAGCCAATTATTGCCTGTTCTTTAATTGGTATCGCTACAGGACACGTTGCCCCTTGTGTAATCTTAGGTGGAACGCTTCAGATTCTTGCAGCCGGTTGGGCAAATATTGGAGCAGCCGTTGCCCCAGATGCTGCCCTTGCCTCAGTTGCCTCAGCAATTATCTTAGTCCAATCACACGACTGGTCTGAGTCTAATACCGTATCCCTTGGGGAAATTAACTCAATCATCGGTATCGCTGTTCTTCTTGCTACTGCAGGACTTATCCTTACAACTCTGGTACGTCTACTATCAGTTGCAATCATCCACAGGGCTGATGCTGCGGCTGAACTTGGAAGCTACCGTGGTGTAGAATTTTGGCACTTTGTGGCCCTAATGATGCAAGGTCTACGTATTGCAGTTCCAGCTGGGCTTCTTCTAATTATCCAACCAGAAATCCTTACTGATGCCCTTCAATCACTACCAACTTGGTTTACAGATGGTATGGCCATTGGTGGAGGAATGGTAGTTGCCGTAGGTTACGCTATGGTTATCAACCTTATGGCTAGCCGTGAAGTTTGGCCTTTCTTCTTCCTAGGATTTGCCCTTGCCCCAATTAAAGAACTTACTCTGATTGCTATGGGAATGATTGGTCTATCTATGGCCTTCATCTACCTTGCTCTACAATCATCAGGTGGTTCAAACAACGATTCAAATGGCGGCGGATCAGGTGATCCAATCGGCGATATCCTAAACGATTACTAG
- a CDS encoding PTS system mannose/fructose/sorbose family transporter subunit IID, whose amino-acid sequence MTEHKIDKATRRSVLIRSFFLQGSWNYERMQNAGWAFSMIPALKKLYPGKEEAAAALKRHLEFFNTHPYVASPILGVTLALEEERANGAPIDDAAIQGVKIGMMGPLAGIGDPVFWFTVRPILGAIAASLAVSGSLIAPIFFFVAWNIIRIAFQWYTQELGYKQGSKITEDLSGGLLQKLTKGASILGMFVLGVLIERWVNISFDAVKVSEIKLQDGAYINWKEIPAGAEGIKEALQLQSGGLALDQTKVTSLQDNLNQLVPGLMALLLTFFCMWLLKKKVSPIVIIFGLFAVGIIGKYFGFM is encoded by the coding sequence ATGACTGAACATAAAATAGATAAAGCGACTCGTCGTAGCGTCCTCATCCGCTCATTCTTCCTACAAGGTTCTTGGAACTATGAACGTATGCAAAATGCTGGTTGGGCATTCTCAATGATTCCAGCCCTCAAAAAACTTTACCCTGGTAAAGAAGAGGCTGCTGCTGCTCTTAAACGTCACCTTGAGTTTTTCAACACTCACCCATATGTGGCATCACCTATCCTTGGTGTAACTCTAGCCCTTGAAGAGGAACGTGCTAATGGTGCACCAATTGATGATGCTGCCATCCAAGGGGTTAAGATTGGTATGATGGGACCTCTTGCTGGTATTGGAGACCCTGTCTTCTGGTTCACAGTTCGTCCAATCTTAGGTGCCATTGCTGCAAGTCTTGCTGTTAGTGGTTCTCTTATCGCACCTATTTTCTTCTTTGTAGCCTGGAACATTATCAGAATTGCCTTCCAGTGGTACACTCAAGAGCTTGGTTACAAACAAGGTAGCAAAATCACAGAAGACTTATCAGGTGGACTTCTACAAAAACTAACTAAGGGTGCTTCAATCCTTGGAATGTTTGTCCTAGGAGTTCTGATTGAACGCTGGGTTAACATCAGTTTTGATGCCGTTAAAGTCTCTGAAATCAAACTTCAAGACGGAGCTTACATCAACTGGAAGGAAATCCCTGCTGGTGCTGAAGGAATTAAGGAAGCCCTTCAACTTCAATCAGGAGGACTTGCCCTTGACCAAACTAAGGTAACAAGTTTACAAGACAACCTTAACCAATTAGTTCCAGGTCTGATGGCCCTACTACTTACTTTCTTCTGTATGTGGCTTCTTAAGAAAAAAGTTTCTCCAATCGTTATCATCTTCGGTTTATTCGCTGTTGGTATCATCGGAAAATACTTTGGTTTCATGTAA
- a CDS encoding DUF956 family protein has product MVQSLNTRADYSGPAIAYLGFAKYGKILLGDQAFEFFNDRSLKDNIVIPWSQIKKMEGYVSKGKVDRRFNIVLNNNSSVSFSSKEAGKILKIARDYLGNDKVVKGHTFLGTILSAFKRKNR; this is encoded by the coding sequence ATGGTTCAATCCCTCAATACAAGGGCAGATTATTCTGGTCCTGCTATCGCCTACCTGGGCTTTGCAAAATACGGAAAAATCCTCCTTGGAGATCAAGCCTTCGAATTTTTTAATGACCGGAGCCTTAAGGATAATATTGTTATCCCCTGGTCTCAAATTAAAAAAATGGAAGGCTATGTTTCCAAAGGAAAGGTTGATAGACGTTTTAATATCGTCTTAAACAATAATTCAAGTGTCAGCTTTTCATCCAAGGAAGCTGGAAAAATCTTAAAAATTGCTAGGGACTATCTGGGTAATGATAAGGTGGTCAAGGGACACACATTCCTAGGAACGATTTTATCTGCCTTTAAGCGGAAAAATAGATAA
- the serS gene encoding serine--tRNA ligase: MLDIKKIRQNPEEVAKKLESRGVEVAVLDNLNALDLTRRELIVKAEELKKERNTESEAIAIAKRNKEDASALIAKMQEVSAEIKKLDAELASVEEKINSIITVLPNLPHDDVPVGADEDDNVEVRTWGEAPEFDFEPKPHWEIGEDLDILDWERGAKVTGSRFLFYKGLGARLERAIYNFMLDEHGKEGYTEVIPPYMVNHDSMFGTGQYPKFKEDTFELADSDYVLIPTAEVPLTNYYRGEILDGKDLPIYFTALSPSFRSEAGSAGRDTRGLIRLHQFNKVEMVKFSKPEDSYAELEKMTANAENILQKLGLAYRVVALSTGDMGFSAAKTYDLEVWIPAQNTYREISSCSNTEDFQARRAQIRYRDEDGKVNLLHTLNGSGLAVGRTVAAILENYQNEDGSVTVPEALRPYMGGVEIIK; this comes from the coding sequence ATGTTAGACATTAAAAAAATCCGTCAAAATCCTGAAGAGGTTGCTAAAAAACTTGAATCTCGCGGAGTTGAAGTTGCCGTTCTTGATAACCTTAACGCTCTTGACCTTACTCGTCGTGAGCTTATTGTTAAGGCTGAAGAGCTCAAAAAAGAGCGCAATACAGAATCTGAAGCCATTGCGATTGCAAAACGCAACAAGGAAGATGCTTCTGCTTTAATCGCTAAAATGCAGGAAGTATCAGCTGAAATCAAAAAACTTGACGCTGAACTTGCTTCAGTTGAGGAAAAAATCAACTCAATCATCACAGTTCTACCTAACCTACCACATGATGATGTACCTGTTGGAGCTGATGAAGACGACAATGTTGAAGTCCGCACTTGGGGTGAGGCACCTGAATTCGACTTTGAGCCAAAACCACACTGGGAAATCGGTGAAGACCTAGATATCCTGGACTGGGAACGTGGGGCTAAGGTAACTGGTAGCCGCTTCCTCTTCTACAAGGGACTCGGAGCTCGTCTTGAACGTGCCATCTACAACTTCATGCTTGATGAGCACGGAAAAGAAGGATATACAGAAGTTATCCCTCCTTACATGGTTAACCACGATTCAATGTTTGGTACTGGTCAATACCCTAAATTCAAGGAAGATACCTTTGAACTTGCGGACTCTGACTATGTCCTAATCCCAACCGCTGAAGTTCCCCTTACAAATTACTACCGCGGGGAAATCCTCGACGGAAAAGATCTGCCTATCTACTTCACAGCGCTTAGCCCATCATTCCGTAGTGAAGCTGGTTCTGCTGGACGTGACACCCGTGGTCTAATCCGTCTCCACCAGTTCAACAAGGTTGAGATGGTTAAATTCTCAAAACCAGAAGATTCATATGCAGAGCTTGAAAAAATGACAGCCAACGCTGAAAACATCCTGCAAAAACTTGGTCTTGCCTACCGTGTGGTTGCCCTATCTACTGGAGACATGGGATTCTCTGCTGCTAAAACTTATGACCTTGAAGTTTGGATTCCAGCTCAAAATACCTACCGTGAAATCTCAAGCTGTTCAAACACTGAAGACTTCCAGGCCCGCCGTGCGCAAATCCGCTACCGTGACGAAGATGGAAAAGTTAACCTTCTTCACACCCTTAACGGATCAGGTCTTGCAGTAGGTCGTACTGTTGCTGCCATCCTTGAAAACTACCAAAATGAAGACGGCTCAGTTACTGTTCCAGAAGCACTTCGTCCTTACATGGGTGGAGTTGAAATCATCAAATAA
- a CDS encoding sensor histidine kinase produces MRRHLKDYFKDNFLLVWVLLFISLIYLAFFSLWDLDPEPLISASLIAFLAISFYFIFDFRRWRKKKIEEAELLEELQNISDKLDETILFDKNLTDIVRIWSHQMKVPLASIDLMVQTGEIDPLVLKNQTFQIDNYLGILLEYLRLNNVSTDFRFDKFDVKDLVVKLVKKYANQFIAKDLTVEIKGSWVLVTDKRWFSVALEQIINNAVKYTNQGSVKFILEDNSLLIEDTGIGILSEDIPRLFEHGFTGYNGRLEKKSTGLGLYLSKTILDKLELDVSVESQVDQGTKVLIHKK; encoded by the coding sequence ATGAGACGACATTTAAAAGATTATTTTAAGGATAACTTTCTTCTAGTATGGGTTCTTTTGTTTATTTCTTTGATTTATTTGGCCTTTTTTAGCTTGTGGGACCTGGATCCAGAACCCTTGATCAGTGCTAGTTTAATAGCCTTTTTAGCCATTAGTTTTTACTTTATCTTTGATTTTAGAAGGTGGCGGAAAAAGAAGATTGAAGAAGCTGAACTTTTAGAGGAACTTCAAAATATTTCTGACAAGTTGGATGAAACCATTCTTTTTGACAAAAATTTGACCGATATCGTAAGAATTTGGAGCCATCAAATGAAGGTTCCCTTGGCTTCAATTGATTTAATGGTTCAAACGGGAGAAATTGATCCCTTGGTTCTTAAAAATCAAACCTTTCAAATTGATAATTATTTAGGTATCCTTCTTGAATACCTAAGACTAAATAATGTATCAACGGACTTTCGTTTTGATAAATTTGACGTTAAGGATCTTGTGGTCAAACTTGTAAAAAAATACGCCAATCAATTTATTGCCAAGGATTTAACGGTTGAGATTAAAGGTTCCTGGGTTCTTGTAACTGATAAAAGATGGTTTTCAGTGGCCCTTGAACAGATAATTAACAATGCTGTCAAATATACCAACCAGGGAAGTGTTAAATTTATCTTAGAAGATAACTCCCTTTTGATTGAAGATACAGGGATTGGTATTTTATCAGAAGATATTCCAAGGCTTTTTGAACATGGTTTTACAGGCTACAATGGCCGCTTGGAGAAAAAATCAACAGGTTTAGGCCTTTATCTTTCAAAAACAATTCTTGATAAATTGGAGCTTGATGTCAGTGTTGAGTCTCAAGTTGATCAAGGAACCAAAGTATTAATCCATAAAAAATAA
- a CDS encoding response regulator transcription factor has product MKKIFIVEDDDSIVKSLKLSLEEEFDVQSVKNFRSVSQEIKEYVPDLILMDMTLPYFNGFYWTTEVRKTSKVPIIFISSATDEMNAIMAMDMGADDFVSKPFSLEVLRAKIHALLRRTSDFSNSSLTFSGYTLSFDGQVSAGDKKINLTATENRIMRLLFEKAGSVVTKEALLAKLWEGDDFFDANTLQVNIARLRKKLAEIDFNFIHTVRGVGYVLK; this is encoded by the coding sequence ATGAAAAAAATTTTTATTGTTGAAGATGATGATTCAATCGTTAAAAGTTTGAAACTTTCTCTTGAAGAAGAATTTGACGTTCAAAGTGTTAAAAACTTTAGGAGCGTCAGCCAGGAAATTAAGGAGTATGTTCCAGATCTTATTTTGATGGACATGACCCTGCCTTATTTTAATGGTTTTTACTGGACAACTGAGGTTAGAAAAACCAGCAAGGTACCAATTATTTTTATATCAAGTGCCACTGATGAGATGAATGCCATTATGGCCATGGATATGGGAGCTGATGATTTTGTATCCAAACCTTTTTCTCTAGAAGTCTTAAGGGCTAAGATTCATGCCCTCTTAAGAAGAACCTCTGATTTTTCAAACTCATCCTTAACCTTCTCAGGCTACACTTTATCATTTGACGGTCAGGTGAGTGCGGGGGATAAAAAAATTAATCTGACAGCTACTGAAAATAGGATTATGCGTCTTTTATTTGAAAAGGCTGGTTCAGTTGTCACCAAAGAGGCTCTTTTGGCCAAATTATGGGAGGGAGATGACTTCTTTGATGCCAATACCCTTCAGGTAAATATTGCAAGGCTTAGAAAGAAGTTGGCAGAAATTGACTTTAACTTCATTCATACAGTTAGGGGAGTGGGGTATGTTTTAAAATGA